The following is a genomic window from Paralichthys olivaceus isolate ysfri-2021 chromosome 3, ASM2471397v2, whole genome shotgun sequence.
tattactaattacagtatctcagtaattcattatgatatcaaatgtgtccgttatcaataataattaatattctttacactgttgtttacattttaacaagtcAGATCTgaaacctgatggtgctcaagtgtccccggtctttctcgccccccctctcccctacttccccctccccactatccctctctcttctctcccctctttccccccctctctcctccccatgtctttctcctcccccggtggaggcagatgtctccacactgactctggttcttgaggtttctctctgttaatgaggagtttctcctccacagtctcaaagtgctgctcattgttcacctgttggtttctctacattttcattttaaggtcctgaccttctctgtgaagagccttgagatcatgtatattatgatttggcgctatacaaattgaattgaattgaattaggtttagattagatttagaattaggtttagattagatttagaattaggtttagattagatttagaattaggttaagggttagagttagggtcaggtttaggttagagttagggctaagacttggttttagggttggAGTTGGGTTTaaattagagttagggttaagggtaagggaatgccaatgagtgtcctcactaagatagaagtagaaatgtgtgtgtgctactgtcattctaaccctaacccaggaTGAGGgctgctgattggctgttggTTGTGGCATTCCTGCCGCTCGTCTCTCACGCCTTCCGTCCAGACATCTGTGGAGCCAAACCCAGAGACCTGGCTCTGGAGCCACGATGCATCTACCGAATCCCCGACCCCGAGGGCACGACCTCGGAGCCCGAGCAGGTCCCTGAGTCCACAAACCCCCGAGTGTGGGAACTGTCGAAGGCCAACAGCCGCTTTGCCCTGTCACTGTACAAGCAGCTCGCTATCGGCAAGACCCCCGAGTCCAACATCTTCATGTCCCCCATCAGCATCTCCACTGCATTCGCTATGACCAAACTGGGTGCCTGCAACGACACACTGCAGCAGATCATGAAGGTGAgactcagtgcatgatgggagttcctcCAGCAGTCTGGACCTATAGCAACATAACCAAGAGATGGTTCAGGACCGGATCCAGAACTATAGACTAacaaagaggaacgttttaagtttaatcTTAAACTGGTATATAAGTAtgatggaggggggggtgaaGTAACCAGAGACTGATTCTTCAAACTTATGAAACTAAACAtgctccatactgctcctgtgacaTCATCAAGTGTCCGGAACCCTTGACATTATTATAAAGACTCAATCTGACCTGAGATCTGTTCTTAGAAGAGCTCAGATAGAAGCTCAGTCAGTTATGATGAAAACTAGATGAACCTGATGTACGAGTTAGAAACACCTTCATGTGAAGGGTCGATGGATAGAACCGATTTAAACATTGCTGCTGCGGCGgcgactcctcctcctcctcctcctccacctcctcctcctcctcctcctcctcctcctcctcctccacctccatgagttttattaatattaatatggaTGGGGGGGGcgtctcatctcctcctctttaccTCTTtatctcttcacctcctcttgtctttaccacttcacctcctcttgtctttacctcttcacctcctcttgtcTTTACCTCTTCACCTCGTCTTGTCTTTACCTCCTCttgtcttcacctcctcttgtcTTTACCTCCTCTTGTCTTCACCTGTTTCCTGAGGACCCAGTGTTGATGGCTTTTCTGTGTCCATCGAACTCCAGGTGTTTAAGTTTGACACCATCAAAGAAAAGACGTCAGATCAGGTCCACTTCTTCTTCGCCAAACTCAACTGTCGTCTGTACAGAAAGAAGGACGAGACCACCCAGCTGATCTCTGCTAACAGACTGTTTGGAGACAAGTCTCTGGTCTTCAACGAGACGTATCAGAACATTATTGAGATGGTGTATGGAGCCAAACTGCTGCCGCTCAACTTCAAGGTAAAGTTTCATCCAACACATCTACGTATCCACACTCGGTTACCCTGGTAACCCCGGTTCTGTACTGCAGGAGAACCCGGAGGAGGCCCGGGCCACCATCAACAACTGGATCGCCAACAAGACGGAGAACAAGATCCAGGACACGCTGCCACTGGGGTCACTGGACTCCAACACCATCCTGGTCCTTGTCAACAACATCTACTTCAAGGTAGCAGACAGTAAACGTCTGACTTGGCCTTCTCTGTCCCCCAAGTTCACACCtggagagaaaatacatttgtgagATAGACAGAAAAAGGAATAGAGTGAAAATcctttaaaacctttaaaaaatcTGAGCTGAATTTAACTTGTGGGACCTGCTCAGATATTTACAGTCAAGACATCGACGTGCACACACAGTGCTGTTGTTTCTACCTTTCAGGGTCAGTGGAAGAACAAGTTTGACAAAGACAAGGTGTTCGCCGCAGATTTCCACGTCAGTGAGAGTCGCAGCTGCTCCGTCAGTATGATGTTCCAGGAAACCAAGTTCAGGTACAGACACTTCCCCGACGACCATGTGCAGCTTCTGGAGATGCCGTATCTTGGAGACGACATCACCATGGTGATCATTCTTCCATGCAAGGACACAGCGCTCAGCCAGGTGAtactgattattgattattggtgTCAGTGCCCTGAACAGAACAtatacctaaccctaacacataaatatatttttccttttcctcttcttctgctctgcGGCAGCATGTAGACAAAGTCAATTTCAAAATGCACATGAAGAGTAAAGTAGTGAATGACCACATGTACGTTTtgtggatgtttgtttttgtgtcaagGTGGAGGAGAGTCTGGACCTGATGAAACTGAACAGCTGGTTGAATGAGATGGAGGAAACCTCGGTGTCCGTCCACGTCCCTCGGTTCAGGGTAGAGGACAGTtttgctctgaaggagaagctgcaggcGATGGGACTGACTGACCTGTTCAGCTCAGAGAAGTCCAGCCTGCCAGGTGCTTCACCCTCTCATGTCCACAAACCTCATATCAAATACCTCttcacactgcagcaacacattaacattaaagctccagtgtttatgatttaggtgaaatagATTTATTGgcagaatatgaaataatcctagtgctgttttcacttgtgtgtttcatctaaattgtataaatggTTTTCTTTGACCTAAAATGGGCTCTTTATACATAAATACTTTACTTTATAAATACTATATCAGGAGCAGGTAACCACATGACAGTTCAGGAGATCAGATGAGCACAACCGCCTGGTCATGGACACGCTGTCACGTGGAAAAGAACTGCATCGTTACGAAAAATGATGACATGAGcaaaaatgtgtaaatgcaaATATCAGGTGTAAATGTAATCACGTTAAAAATAGatcatttgtgtgtgaaacacatttgaatCCAGGTGTGACTTAATAGATGAAAACATGAGACGAGGTTTTAcaggtgagtttgtgtttgtttcaggaaTCCTGGAGGACGGCAGTGACACCGTCTACATCTCAGAAGCCTACCACAAAGCTTTCCTG
Proteins encoded in this region:
- the serpinc1 gene encoding antithrombin-III is translated as MRAADWLLVVAFLPLVSHAFRPDICGAKPRDLALEPRCIYRIPDPEGTTSEPEQVPESTNPRVWELSKANSRFALSLYKQLAIGKTPESNIFMSPISISTAFAMTKLGACNDTLQQIMKVFKFDTIKEKTSDQVHFFFAKLNCRLYRKKDETTQLISANRLFGDKSLVFNETYQNIIEMVYGAKLLPLNFKENPEEARATINNWIANKTENKIQDTLPLGSLDSNTILVLVNNIYFKGQWKNKFDKDKVFAADFHVSESRSCSVSMMFQETKFRYRHFPDDHVQLLEMPYLGDDITMVIILPCKDTALSQVEESLDLMKLNSWLNEMEETSVSVHVPRFRVEDSFALKEKLQAMGLTDLFSSEKSSLPGILEDGSDTVYISEAYHKAFLEVKEEGSEAAAATAVVAVGRSLNFNVEVFLANRPFLLLIRESTINTMLFIGRVADPCNQ